From a single Candidatus Melainabacteria bacterium genomic region:
- a CDS encoding MaoC family dehydratase, translating into MNVWKVGDSAQLSKTVTEKDIAGFAEITLDNNPVHLDPDYAAGTIFKGCIAHGVLSVGLISAVIGTQIPGPGAIYRAQFVQFHLPVRAGDTITATATITSLEGGVMELETIVTNQHGQKVVSGMAEIGYRPEKFKSAA; encoded by the coding sequence ATGAACGTGTGGAAGGTGGGCGACAGCGCCCAGTTATCCAAAACAGTAACGGAAAAGGACATCGCGGGTTTTGCCGAGATTACCCTCGATAACAACCCTGTCCATCTCGATCCGGACTATGCTGCGGGCACGATCTTCAAGGGTTGCATCGCTCACGGCGTCCTCTCTGTCGGGCTTATCTCTGCCGTCATCGGCACGCAGATTCCCGGACCGGGAGCCATTTATCGAGCGCAGTTCGTGCAGTTTCATCTGCCTGTGAGGGCCGGTGATACGATTACAGCCACTGCCACCATCACCAGTCTCGAAGGCGGGGTTATGGAATTGGAGACGATTGTGACCAATCAACATGGTCAGAAAGTTGTCTCTGGAATGGCCGAGATCGGCTACCGTCCTGAGAAGTTCAAGTCCGCAGCGTGA
- a CDS encoding M1 family peptidase produces the protein MKQFCAHCRKLHLKSALPAYFLPQDVVPATLPGDEPEYRLRIHSIIKGADPHFSGSVTIAVDVRNPVDAFPINAVEMQISDVTFEDCNGVVHTASIREDAEKEQFWFHFDEKLPVGRGLLSVGNYRAAFNKKLKGFYLSSVKGANGETYTVGCTQSEPADFRRWVPSFDQPGPVDYKCKFSVVAEVPADQAVRSNGDDLRVEYLPSGNKVVYFETSNRLPTYVIAQVVGDLESSDPKWVGSVEVRVWAPPGNKHLMDFALEVVSRGLPLLEEFHGQKYPNRKLDLIAVPGFSAGAMENDGMFTFRMEYVLIDRLKATVAQLLQVAIIVLHELDHTWDGNRHTMEDWSQLSLNELRATFMSYLIADKLFPEFKVWDNFAQGRAAAMDVDSLKSTRSVVSPVRTIKECEAQFDVITYNKGSAVLRMMQTCLDALVKDGFQSGMQAFNNDPRYDWGNATTEQLWDSIGEVTGLDVRGFMEGWTKQSGFPNISVKRAGKSSITVRQARFTLEPGDVESEQLWQVPLFVRAYGEDGKAFETLLHLDEREQVFDLGADFQWLVVNAGGHGFYHTSYDDELFEQLAANAQEKLTGVERFILLNDAWAALQTGRLSASIYMKLLLTFKYDRDPNVWRIISMSLGRLGSYGSEKCRETVRAVVEELTAPLYTELGWKRSQGESPQTTELRGRILAIISRQRLPGFERLARKNAYLPWLAGEDVDGDVLNAAIFSVATEGDAGTYAELFGLLNPAVKVLTPQQITMVLTALTLLSEPALAENTLSEILNDRIDQQMAGSVIGFLFANSRVRYRVWAMFRERFAELADKLTISLLLRGLNGLGDLDRPEDAQAVQEFLSLHAEKLTGSEVLVSQIVDRQHLNIAMRARCEPDMETVVDELLVLVRGISK, from the coding sequence ATGAAACAGTTCTGCGCTCATTGCAGGAAGCTGCACTTGAAGTCGGCGCTGCCGGCTTACTTTCTGCCTCAGGATGTGGTTCCGGCCACTCTCCCTGGCGACGAGCCGGAGTATCGGCTCCGCATTCACTCGATCATCAAGGGTGCTGACCCGCATTTCAGCGGCTCAGTGACTATCGCCGTCGATGTGAGAAATCCGGTCGACGCGTTCCCGATCAATGCAGTCGAAATGCAAATCTCCGACGTGACGTTCGAGGACTGCAATGGTGTCGTGCATACTGCCAGCATTCGTGAAGACGCCGAAAAGGAGCAATTCTGGTTCCACTTCGATGAGAAGTTGCCGGTCGGCCGCGGCTTGCTCTCGGTCGGCAACTATCGCGCCGCGTTCAACAAGAAGCTGAAGGGCTTCTATCTTTCCTCTGTGAAAGGAGCCAACGGCGAAACCTACACGGTCGGTTGCACGCAGTCTGAACCCGCCGATTTCAGGCGCTGGGTGCCGAGCTTCGATCAGCCGGGGCCTGTCGACTACAAGTGCAAATTCTCGGTGGTGGCTGAAGTGCCTGCCGACCAGGCGGTGCGTTCCAACGGTGACGATCTGCGCGTGGAGTATCTTCCTTCGGGCAACAAGGTCGTCTATTTCGAGACCTCGAATCGTCTGCCGACTTATGTCATCGCGCAGGTGGTCGGTGATCTCGAGTCGAGTGATCCGAAGTGGGTCGGCAGCGTCGAAGTGCGAGTCTGGGCGCCGCCCGGCAACAAACACCTGATGGATTTTGCGCTCGAGGTGGTCAGTCGCGGTCTGCCTCTGCTGGAGGAATTTCACGGGCAGAAATATCCCAACCGCAAGCTCGACCTGATCGCCGTTCCTGGCTTCTCCGCGGGAGCCATGGAAAACGACGGCATGTTCACTTTTCGCATGGAATACGTGCTCATCGACCGCCTCAAGGCGACGGTTGCGCAACTGCTGCAGGTGGCTATCATCGTCCTGCACGAACTCGATCACACCTGGGACGGCAATCGTCACACCATGGAAGACTGGTCTCAGCTCTCGCTCAACGAGCTGCGCGCCACCTTCATGAGCTATCTCATCGCCGACAAACTCTTCCCGGAATTCAAGGTCTGGGATAACTTCGCGCAGGGTCGCGCGGCAGCGATGGACGTTGACTCGCTCAAGAGCACCCGTTCGGTGGTCTCGCCCGTCCGAACCATCAAGGAGTGCGAGGCGCAGTTCGACGTGATCACCTACAACAAAGGCTCGGCTGTTCTCAGGATGATGCAGACCTGCCTTGACGCTCTGGTTAAAGATGGCTTCCAGAGCGGCATGCAGGCGTTCAACAACGACCCGCGGTACGACTGGGGCAACGCTACGACCGAACAGCTCTGGGACTCGATCGGCGAAGTCACCGGCTTGGACGTGCGCGGTTTCATGGAGGGCTGGACCAAGCAGTCCGGATTCCCGAATATCTCGGTGAAGCGGGCCGGCAAGTCGTCCATTACCGTCAGACAGGCGCGATTCACGCTGGAGCCGGGCGATGTGGAAAGCGAACAGCTCTGGCAGGTGCCGCTCTTCGTTCGCGCCTACGGCGAGGACGGGAAGGCATTCGAAACGCTCTTGCACCTGGATGAACGCGAGCAGGTCTTCGACCTGGGCGCCGACTTCCAGTGGCTCGTTGTTAACGCTGGTGGGCATGGTTTCTATCACACCAGTTACGATGACGAACTGTTCGAGCAACTCGCTGCCAATGCTCAGGAGAAACTGACCGGCGTTGAGCGATTCATTCTGCTCAATGACGCCTGGGCTGCGTTGCAGACTGGTCGCTTGAGTGCCAGCATCTATATGAAGCTGCTGCTCACGTTCAAATATGACCGCGACCCGAATGTCTGGCGCATCATCTCGATGAGCCTGGGTCGGCTCGGTTCCTATGGCAGCGAGAAGTGTAGGGAGACGGTGCGCGCCGTTGTCGAGGAACTGACCGCTCCGCTCTACACTGAGCTGGGATGGAAACGCAGTCAAGGCGAGTCGCCCCAGACTACCGAGCTGCGTGGGCGCATTCTCGCCATCATTAGTCGGCAGAGACTGCCGGGCTTCGAACGGTTGGCCCGCAAGAATGCCTATCTGCCGTGGTTGGCTGGCGAAGATGTCGACGGCGATGTTCTCAACGCCGCTATATTTTCGGTTGCCACCGAGGGCGATGCTGGCACCTATGCGGAATTGTTCGGGCTTCTGAACCCTGCAGTGAAGGTGCTTACACCACAGCAGATCACGATGGTTCTGACTGCGCTGACTCTTCTCAGCGAGCCGGCGCTGGCTGAAAACACCCTGTCAGAAATTCTCAACGACAGGATTGATCAGCAGATGGCAGGCTCCGTGATTGGCTTCCTGTTCGCCAATTCCAGGGTTCGGTATCGGGTCTGGGCGATGTTCAGGGAGCGCTTCGCTGAGTTGGCTGACAAACTTACGATCAGTCTGTTGCTGCGTGGTCTGAACGGACTCGGCGATCTCGATCGACCCGAGGATGCGCAGGCTGTGCAGGAGTTCCTCTCGCTGCACGCCGAAAAGCTTACAGGAAGCGAAGTTCTCGTTTCTCAGATAGTCGATCGGCAGCACCTCAACATCGCCATGCGCGCCCGGTGCGAGCCTGACATGGAGACGGTAGTCGACGAACTGCTGGTGCTTGTGCGCGGTATCAGTAAGTAG
- a CDS encoding alpha/beta fold hydrolase: MLGFLHSGPLYREPARVLLEGMHPVSRGHRIHYKVVGNNSGKPVVFLHGGPGRGIDHSIWSFFNPRKYRIILIDQRGAGQSTPRGSIDYNTTGDIVEDLESIRILLGVDKWMEFAVGSGTFVARAHAQKYPESVSEIVMSGVISFSPREIDWLFRYGASEHFPEAWENFASARQTVPKNNLDWLVQRLRGHQPTSPGQWFHRPACDTTLLKIYHHLITAGTEDEQKQAVRAWTDWENTVCGDARRSAEGPAYEQASVVAKIASYYFLNGGFMKPEEMARGLNVIRAHRIPCVIVHGENDKVSPIAHVMELAKAWPEAKLIKVPGAGHSILDPRIQRALVDVTEDLGGCGCMFKFGEKEQEAK, from the coding sequence ATGTTGGGTTTCCTCCACTCAGGTCCCCTGTACAGGGAACCTGCGCGTGTCCTTTTGGAGGGGATGCATCCCGTTTCAAGAGGACATCGTATCCACTACAAAGTAGTGGGCAATAACTCAGGAAAACCGGTGGTTTTTCTGCACGGTGGTCCGGGGAGAGGCATAGATCACAGCATCTGGAGCTTCTTCAATCCACGCAAATACCGCATCATCTTGATCGATCAGCGCGGCGCCGGTCAGAGCACGCCGCGTGGTTCGATCGACTACAACACCACAGGCGATATCGTGGAAGATCTCGAATCGATTCGAATCTTACTCGGTGTCGACAAGTGGATGGAGTTTGCGGTCGGCTCCGGCACCTTTGTGGCACGCGCTCATGCTCAAAAATACCCCGAGAGCGTGTCAGAAATCGTCATGTCCGGTGTGATTTCGTTCAGCCCCAGGGAAATTGACTGGTTGTTCCGCTATGGGGCAAGCGAGCACTTTCCGGAGGCCTGGGAAAACTTCGCCAGCGCGAGGCAAACCGTGCCGAAAAACAACCTTGATTGGTTGGTTCAGCGCTTGCGAGGGCATCAGCCCACGTCACCAGGACAGTGGTTCCACCGCCCTGCTTGCGACACCACTTTGCTCAAAATCTATCACCACCTGATCACGGCGGGAACAGAGGATGAGCAAAAGCAGGCAGTGCGAGCCTGGACCGATTGGGAGAACACCGTTTGTGGTGACGCCAGGCGCTCTGCTGAGGGTCCGGCTTACGAGCAGGCAAGTGTTGTAGCAAAAATCGCCAGCTACTATTTCCTCAATGGCGGTTTCATGAAGCCCGAAGAAATGGCTCGGGGCCTGAATGTCATACGTGCTCACAGGATTCCCTGTGTGATCGTGCATGGCGAGAACGACAAGGTCAGCCCGATCGCTCACGTCATGGAACTGGCGAAAGCCTGGCCCGAAGCCAAGTTGATCAAGGTGCCTGGTGCGGGTCATTCCATACTCGACCCTCGCATTCAACGCGCCCTGGTCGATGTGACCGAAGATCTGGGTGGCTGTGGCTGCATGTTCAAGTTCGGTGAAAAAGAACAGGAGGCGAAATGA
- a CDS encoding RNA polymerase sigma factor RpoD/SigA, translated as MGVNPIHDEESRRLIAQAFNAPFLKKGEDRKLGRLMQAGGVEGERARVRLIASHERLVVSIAKRYLKSGKSFAALISEGKIGLVQAANRYEPERGNNFSTLAVWWIRAAVQDFAYGAEDPVDLKAGARKKLAKIRKVEKSLIESGEDASEEAIAAKAKLSVVTVRRLLERSANPIPPTVSLDDVIGDDGTTRGELLVVEDEPGPDHSLHSEDIKIVLDQALANLTERERIIVSMRFGLGDDENVTLEVLATRFSITKERVRQIEVRALEKLASGPYGKKLRSLL; from the coding sequence ATGGGTGTCAATCCTATTCATGACGAAGAAAGCAGGCGCCTTATCGCGCAAGCTTTCAACGCGCCTTTTCTCAAGAAGGGAGAAGACCGTAAGCTTGGTCGCTTGATGCAAGCGGGTGGTGTCGAGGGCGAACGCGCTCGTGTGCGTTTGATAGCGTCTCACGAGCGACTCGTCGTTTCGATTGCCAAAAGATACTTGAAGAGTGGTAAGTCGTTTGCGGCGCTGATTTCGGAAGGAAAAATCGGTCTGGTTCAAGCCGCGAATAGGTACGAGCCTGAGCGTGGCAACAATTTCTCGACCCTGGCGGTCTGGTGGATCAGAGCGGCGGTTCAAGATTTCGCTTACGGTGCTGAAGACCCAGTCGATCTGAAGGCTGGTGCCCGCAAGAAGCTGGCCAAAATCAGAAAGGTGGAAAAGTCGCTGATTGAAAGTGGCGAGGATGCTTCGGAAGAAGCGATCGCAGCTAAGGCGAAGCTTTCTGTCGTCACTGTACGACGTCTTCTTGAACGGTCGGCAAATCCGATTCCGCCTACTGTTTCGCTCGACGATGTGATCGGCGACGACGGCACCACTCGTGGTGAACTTTTGGTCGTCGAAGATGAACCTGGTCCGGACCATTCGCTGCATTCAGAAGACATCAAGATTGTTCTAGACCAGGCATTGGCCAACCTTACTGAGCGCGAGCGTATCATTGTATCTATGCGCTTCGGTCTGGGTGATGACGAGAATGTGACGCTGGAAGTGCTGGCGACTCGCTTTTCCATCACCAAAGAACGGGTTCGCCAGATCGAAGTTCGCGCGCTTGAAAAATTGGCGAGCGGACCCTATGGAAAGAAGCTTCGCTCGCTGCTATAG
- a CDS encoding HAD family hydrolase → MNANPRIPVDVLISDVDNTMLPYITGFLYPAITAGVASIARLFHMNPEEMVRCLAPTMKQHGHDNPWLIELSPLRKKFVGTDAQFIDMVVRPFWLAWDEAAEMSGQAYPGVIKTLETINDLGKRTFALSNGRDFCVIQRLRAAGLLQYIEGVAAVQVRNKGGFDTTVYDERRARILSANSDVNLTILQECASKPSGAGLATILELAAVDVNDCIFTGDALELDGVAAAALGMQYVWMAPGGIFLTRDIDVMFAGAPIESARQRHNLSVPVMHEAHRFDELLKFF, encoded by the coding sequence ATGAACGCCAACCCACGCATTCCTGTCGATGTTCTCATCTCGGACGTCGACAACACGATGCTCCCCTATATAACCGGGTTCCTGTATCCAGCCATCACAGCTGGTGTTGCGAGCATCGCCCGGCTCTTTCACATGAATCCGGAAGAAATGGTGCGCTGTCTCGCTCCGACCATGAAGCAGCATGGGCACGACAACCCCTGGCTGATCGAACTGTCGCCCTTGCGAAAGAAGTTCGTGGGCACCGACGCCCAGTTCATCGATATGGTCGTGCGTCCCTTCTGGCTTGCCTGGGACGAGGCGGCTGAGATGTCTGGTCAGGCCTATCCCGGCGTCATCAAGACTCTCGAAACGATCAATGACCTGGGCAAGCGCACCTTTGCGCTCAGCAACGGGCGCGACTTCTGCGTGATTCAGCGCCTGCGTGCGGCTGGTCTTCTCCAGTATATTGAGGGCGTTGCAGCGGTTCAGGTGCGAAACAAAGGCGGTTTCGATACGACCGTCTACGATGAGCGACGGGCTCGTATTCTTTCCGCGAACTCCGATGTCAACTTGACGATTCTGCAGGAATGCGCTTCCAAGCCAAGCGGCGCTGGTCTGGCGACGATTCTGGAACTGGCTGCCGTCGACGTGAACGACTGCATCTTTACTGGAGATGCGCTCGAACTTGACGGTGTCGCCGCAGCTGCCCTCGGCATGCAGTATGTCTGGATGGCACCGGGCGGAATTTTCCTGACGCGCGACATCGACGTCATGTTTGCCGGTGCTCCGATCGAGAGCGCTCGTCAACGTCACAACCTGTCGGTGCCCGTCATGCATGAGGCGCATCGATTCGACGAGCTGCTCAAGTTCTTTTGA
- a CDS encoding glycosyltransferase family 1 protein, whose translation MNSFKPKTRVLMLAWEYPPRIIGGLARVVYFLSRELAQQGMEVHVVTADHPNTLEHEVDEFGVHIHRVKNQVTVAAGVWVTEQSPDFRTFITRLNVGMLQHALKLHKEEPFDIVHAHDWLVWDSAWVLKALGLPIVSTIHATEAGRNDGVLDRPDSIYVGEVEARLAVESGQIIVNSRHMLDEVTAYFPVKADKVKIVPNGILPDRLACSIERSTLRKAYGVAAGPVILFVGRLVQEKGVQLLLKAAPKILAAYPKATFMVAGEGYFRESLESIVRKQKLEDSVRFLGLADDAKLSQLYAIADVAVVPSTYEPFGIVALEAMATRVPVVTSDAGGLKDIFQHRKNGIVFKAGNATKLGAGILEVLGNPELADRLRVGARQTVLDRFTWPVIAERTAQVYAEVLALHQKSGD comes from the coding sequence ATGAACAGCTTCAAACCGAAGACCCGCGTGCTCATGCTCGCCTGGGAATATCCGCCGCGCATCATCGGCGGTCTGGCTCGCGTCGTCTACTTCCTCTCCCGTGAGCTTGCTCAGCAGGGCATGGAAGTGCACGTGGTCACGGCCGATCACCCCAACACTCTCGAACATGAGGTCGATGAGTTCGGTGTGCATATTCACCGCGTCAAGAACCAGGTCACCGTCGCTGCTGGCGTGTGGGTGACGGAGCAGTCTCCGGACTTCCGCACCTTCATCACGCGACTCAACGTCGGCATGCTTCAGCATGCGCTGAAGCTCCACAAGGAGGAACCGTTCGACATCGTGCACGCTCACGACTGGCTGGTGTGGGACTCGGCCTGGGTGCTCAAGGCGCTCGGACTGCCCATCGTCTCGACCATCCATGCGACCGAAGCAGGGCGCAACGATGGTGTGCTCGACCGCCCCGACAGCATCTATGTTGGCGAGGTGGAGGCGCGGCTGGCGGTGGAGTCCGGGCAGATCATCGTCAACAGCCGCCACATGCTGGATGAGGTGACCGCTTACTTCCCCGTCAAGGCGGACAAGGTCAAGATTGTTCCCAACGGCATCTTGCCTGACCGTCTGGCTTGCAGCATCGAGCGTTCGACGCTGCGCAAGGCTTACGGCGTTGCTGCTGGACCAGTGATTCTCTTTGTGGGGCGTCTGGTTCAGGAGAAGGGCGTTCAGTTGCTTCTCAAAGCGGCGCCGAAGATTCTGGCTGCTTATCCGAAAGCCACTTTTATGGTTGCTGGCGAGGGCTACTTCAGAGAAAGTCTGGAGTCCATCGTTCGCAAGCAGAAGCTGGAGGATAGCGTCAGGTTCCTTGGTCTTGCCGACGACGCCAAGCTGTCGCAGCTGTATGCGATAGCGGATGTGGCCGTGGTGCCTAGCACCTACGAACCATTCGGCATCGTCGCGTTGGAAGCGATGGCTACTCGCGTGCCGGTCGTCACTTCCGATGCTGGTGGTCTGAAGGACATTTTCCAGCATCGGAAAAATGGCATTGTCTTCAAGGCCGGCAACGCCACCAAACTCGGTGCGGGCATTCTCGAAGTGCTCGGCAATCCTGAACTGGCTGACAGGCTCCGGGTCGGGGCTCGTCAGACTGTGCTCGATCGCTTCACCTGGCCTGTGATCGCGGAACGCACGGCACAGGTCTACGCCGAGGTGCTGGCCTTGCATCAGAAGTCGGGCGACTGA
- a CDS encoding glycosyl hydrolase family protein, whose product MTTINVMAPLLVGDPRGRDTEETRRAWLEFATQLAVVKAEGVAAVSTDVWWGLVEKSERRYHWEYYDRLSDCIIAAGLKWVPIMSTHQCGGNVGDDVYIMLPPYIWKKMAGKMRSKNVDAACFVSEQGHVCRESISCWATDFVLGDMKAFFAAFMAHFAHKAEYISEINISLGPAGELRYPSYNLHDKNAGFPTRGALQCYSELAQQSFADAMLRKYGSVKAVHNAWGSRKLLAPPRNVRAFFDRKLHTDTEYGLDLFDWSSESLLEHGRKIMLAALEVFSGKGAAFVGIDLGAKVPGIHWRIGRFRRNKIVYGDRLAELSAGLISARGLIANDDAHGYEEIVRFFHDLQKVKPSTRVWLHFTCLEMENGQDGNRESLALELVRWVGQTAKRLRVPVKGENALSHLLYDADTWLRLRAALGLGDGQGHYEGLTILRMSDVVKNKVAAAELHKTMQLIASSAK is encoded by the coding sequence ATGACGACTATCAATGTCATGGCGCCTCTTCTCGTCGGAGATCCGCGTGGTCGTGACACTGAAGAGACGCGCCGTGCCTGGCTCGAGTTCGCCACGCAGTTGGCGGTTGTGAAAGCCGAAGGCGTTGCTGCGGTCAGCACTGACGTCTGGTGGGGCCTGGTGGAGAAGTCCGAGCGACGCTACCACTGGGAGTATTACGATCGGCTCTCCGACTGCATCATCGCAGCCGGGCTCAAGTGGGTGCCTATTATGTCGACGCATCAGTGCGGCGGCAATGTTGGCGATGACGTGTACATCATGCTGCCGCCCTATATCTGGAAAAAGATGGCGGGAAAGATGCGCAGCAAAAACGTTGACGCGGCTTGCTTCGTCAGCGAACAGGGCCATGTTTGCCGTGAAAGCATCAGTTGCTGGGCTACAGACTTCGTGCTCGGCGATATGAAGGCGTTCTTCGCCGCGTTCATGGCGCACTTCGCTCACAAGGCTGAATACATCTCTGAGATCAACATCAGCCTTGGCCCGGCCGGTGAGCTGCGTTATCCGAGCTACAATTTGCACGACAAAAACGCCGGCTTCCCCACTCGGGGAGCGCTGCAGTGCTACTCAGAACTGGCACAGCAGTCGTTTGCCGACGCCATGTTGCGTAAGTATGGCTCGGTGAAAGCGGTTCATAACGCCTGGGGCAGCCGGAAACTGCTCGCTCCACCGCGTAATGTGCGCGCCTTCTTCGACCGCAAATTGCACACCGACACCGAATACGGTCTAGATCTGTTCGACTGGTCTTCGGAGTCTTTGCTCGAGCACGGTCGAAAAATTATGCTCGCTGCTCTTGAGGTCTTCTCCGGAAAAGGAGCGGCTTTCGTTGGTATTGACCTGGGTGCGAAAGTGCCTGGCATTCACTGGCGAATCGGAAGGTTCAGGCGGAACAAAATCGTCTATGGCGATCGCCTGGCTGAACTGAGTGCCGGGTTGATTTCGGCTCGGGGTCTGATTGCGAACGATGATGCTCATGGCTATGAGGAAATCGTTCGATTTTTCCACGACTTGCAGAAGGTGAAGCCGAGCACTCGTGTCTGGCTGCACTTTACTTGCCTGGAAATGGAAAACGGTCAAGACGGCAATCGAGAGTCTCTTGCTCTCGAACTGGTGCGCTGGGTTGGTCAGACGGCCAAACGGTTGAGAGTGCCGGTGAAGGGAGAGAACGCTCTCAGTCACCTGCTCTATGACGCCGATACATGGTTGCGACTGCGCGCAGCGCTTGGGCTGGGCGACGGTCAGGGCCACTACGAGGGGCTGACTATCTTGCGCATGTCGGACGTGGTCAAAAACAAGGTGGCCGCTGCCGAACTACACAAGACCATGCAACTGATCGCTTCCTCAGCGAAGTGA
- the hflB gene encoding ATP-dependent zinc metalloprotease FtsH, with the protein MKKIKNTRKLLLSTAGALALVIGGFGIYAHNLPPAPPAPACQIGSSEAASQMICTITGPELLTIAQSDAIRENKRIVSAEMENNQAFRVLDKEVAPGKIEETLETNLGQHFTLRVKFINGESSTVVLTNKEMVGIRNLLGERFVIGEVPPLTWGEWALANWLPLLAGGGFLTFAILATLGKLPGKMGQAMKMGKSKARLLSKEDAGKVTFKDVIGMEDAKNDVGDIIDYLANPKKYVAKDVTKGVLLVGPPGGGKTLLARAIAGEAGVPFFSISGSDFVEMFVGVGASRVRDMFEEAKKNAPCIIFVDEIDAVGRHRGTGMGGGNDEREQTLNQLLVEMDGFDGKDGEREPIILIAASNRPDVLDPALLRPGRFDRQVEVPFQDLKGRDQMLTRLFEKTRAEAKSAKTPVPYVSTDVDSRKWARKTPGASPADLVNLVREARLRATRQNRLIIIDEDFDEAFMKIQFGERKAIIMTASDKRLTAYHEGAHALVGLDTLEQYGELVTRATIVPRRRALGMVNILSQRDQISTCLGKLRAFLATGMAGRAGEFLLAGGNVDQVTSGAQGDIDMVTKQAEQAITQWGFGPYIDERLSFLKYGDGDNAHPFLGYEMGVRHNSMLSTEEVALVRAAVKKLVDEAFQTALRKLREGVKEWHAISEGLLDDETLEREEILARVNPLRKARKLQEIELEPTEPEAGRLGVDFIEAQVALALKKSDPNQTELTF; encoded by the coding sequence ATGAAGAAGATCAAGAACACTCGTAAGCTGCTGCTCAGCACCGCTGGCGCTCTCGCTCTCGTGATCGGCGGTTTTGGCATCTACGCCCACAACCTGCCGCCGGCGCCGCCTGCCCCGGCCTGTCAGATCGGTTCGAGCGAGGCCGCGTCTCAGATGATCTGCACGATCACTGGACCCGAGCTGCTCACGATTGCTCAGTCCGACGCGATCCGCGAGAACAAGCGCATCGTCTCGGCGGAGATGGAAAACAATCAGGCTTTCCGCGTTCTCGACAAGGAAGTCGCGCCGGGCAAGATCGAAGAAACCCTTGAAACGAATCTCGGCCAGCACTTCACGTTGCGCGTGAAGTTCATCAACGGTGAGTCGTCGACTGTCGTGCTGACCAACAAAGAGATGGTCGGCATTCGCAATCTGCTTGGCGAGCGTTTTGTTATTGGCGAAGTTCCTCCGCTCACCTGGGGCGAATGGGCGCTTGCCAACTGGCTTCCGCTCCTGGCTGGCGGTGGCTTTCTAACCTTCGCTATTCTGGCGACGCTAGGGAAGTTGCCCGGCAAGATGGGCCAGGCTATGAAGATGGGCAAGAGCAAGGCCAGGTTGCTCAGCAAGGAGGACGCCGGCAAGGTTACGTTCAAAGATGTCATCGGAATGGAAGATGCGAAGAATGATGTCGGAGATATCATCGACTATCTGGCCAATCCGAAAAAATATGTCGCGAAGGATGTGACGAAAGGAGTGTTGCTGGTCGGTCCTCCCGGCGGCGGCAAGACTCTGCTCGCTCGCGCCATCGCGGGTGAAGCCGGGGTGCCTTTCTTCTCGATCTCTGGCTCCGATTTCGTCGAGATGTTCGTCGGCGTCGGCGCCAGCCGCGTGCGTGATATGTTCGAGGAGGCAAAGAAAAATGCCCCCTGCATCATCTTCGTCGATGAGATCGACGCTGTCGGTCGTCATCGCGGCACCGGTATGGGCGGTGGCAACGACGAACGCGAGCAGACGCTGAATCAGCTGCTCGTGGAGATGGATGGCTTCGACGGCAAAGACGGCGAGCGGGAGCCGATCATACTGATCGCTGCCAGCAATCGCCCCGATGTTCTTGACCCGGCTCTCCTGCGTCCTGGTCGATTCGATCGCCAGGTCGAAGTGCCGTTTCAAGACCTGAAGGGGCGCGATCAGATGCTCACTCGTCTGTTCGAGAAGACGCGTGCGGAGGCGAAGAGTGCCAAGACTCCGGTACCGTACGTCTCCACCGATGTTGATTCCAGAAAGTGGGCGAGGAAGACCCCTGGCGCATCACCTGCCGATCTCGTCAATCTGGTCAGGGAAGCTCGGCTTCGGGCAACTCGCCAGAATCGGTTGATCATCATCGATGAAGACTTCGATGAGGCCTTCATGAAGATTCAGTTTGGCGAAAGAAAAGCCATAATCATGACGGCTAGCGACAAACGCCTCACTGCCTATCATGAGGGCGCTCATGCTCTGGTCGGTCTGGACACTCTCGAACAGTACGGCGAGCTTGTCACCCGTGCCACGATTGTTCCGCGGCGCCGTGCCCTCGGGATGGTCAATATCCTGTCGCAGCGAGACCAGATCAGCACTTGCCTCGGCAAGCTGAGGGCGTTTCTTGCGACTGGCATGGCTGGTCGTGCCGGCGAGTTTCTGCTAGCCGGCGGCAATGTCGACCAGGTCACGAGCGGTGCGCAGGGTGACATCGATATGGTCACCAAGCAAGCCGAGCAGGCCATTACCCAATGGGGTTTTGGTCCGTACATCGACGAGCGCCTGAGCTTCCTCAAGTATGGCGATGGCGATAACGCACATCCCTTCCTCGGCTACGAGATGGGAGTGCGTCACAACTCGATGCTCTCCACCGAGGAAGTGGCGCTTGTTCGTGCTGCCGTCAAGAAACTGGTCGACGAGGCATTCCAGACCGCCTTGCGTAAACTCAGAGAAGGCGTCAAGGAGTGGCATGCGATCTCGGAAGGCTTGCTGGACGACGAGACTCTCGAGCGCGAGGAAATTCTTGCGCGTGTCAATCCCCTGCGCAAGGCTCGTAAATTGCAGGAGATTGAGCTCGAGCCGACCGAACCTGAGGCCGGGCGTCTCGGTGTCGATTTCATCGAGGCGCAGGTGGCACTGGCCCTCAAGAAGTCCGACCCCAATCAGACGGAGCTGACCTTCTGA